In Dehalococcoidia bacterium, a genomic segment contains:
- a CDS encoding CoA transferase — MSTSPLPLADLRVLDIGTFIAAPVAGTLLAEFGAQVIKVEMPGTGDIARQAGELVNGTSLFWTVEGRNKQSITLDLRKPQGQALLKELVKISDILLENFRPGTLERWGLGWDNLRAVNPTLIMVRVSGFGQTGPYRYRAAYDRVAVGFGGLAYVTGFPDRPPTRPGFPLADYLTACFATIGCLIALRWREKTGQGQMLDLALYESILRVSEHTIPLYDRLGIVRERQGNVNPAGAPSDHFLTQDGKWVSLIVTTDDQFRRLAQAIGKDEWTTDPRFATLQGRRQHLTELNTQMAQWISQHTLQETLAILERAGVAAGPIYSAEDICADPHIRERGILVEVDDPVVGKVRIPGVTPRLTSTPGSVRQPAPTLGQHNQEIYCNLLGLSPQTLEGLQAEGVI, encoded by the coding sequence ATGTCTACGAGCCCTCTGCCCTTGGCAGACCTGCGGGTGTTGGATATCGGCACCTTTATTGCGGCGCCCGTGGCGGGCACCCTCCTGGCCGAGTTCGGTGCCCAGGTCATCAAAGTGGAGATGCCCGGCACCGGTGACATCGCCCGCCAGGCAGGGGAACTGGTCAACGGCACCTCCCTTTTTTGGACAGTGGAGGGACGCAACAAACAGTCCATTACCCTGGATCTGCGCAAGCCCCAGGGTCAGGCGCTCCTGAAGGAACTGGTCAAGATCTCCGACATCTTGTTGGAGAACTTCCGCCCTGGCACCTTGGAGCGTTGGGGACTAGGCTGGGACAACCTGCGGGCAGTGAACCCCACGCTGATTATGGTCCGCGTCTCCGGCTTTGGGCAGACCGGCCCCTACCGTTACAGAGCTGCCTACGACCGCGTGGCAGTCGGCTTCGGGGGGCTGGCCTATGTGACCGGCTTCCCCGACCGGCCCCCCACACGCCCGGGCTTCCCCCTTGCCGACTACCTTACCGCCTGCTTCGCCACCATCGGGTGTCTAATCGCCCTGCGCTGGCGCGAGAAGACGGGCCAGGGCCAGATGTTGGACTTGGCCCTTTACGAAAGTATCCTGCGGGTCTCCGAGCACACCATCCCCCTTTACGACCGGCTGGGTATCGTTCGGGAGCGCCAGGGGAATGTGAACCCCGCGGGCGCCCCTAGCGACCATTTCCTTACCCAAGATGGCAAGTGGGTGAGCCTCATCGTCACCACCGACGACCAGTTCCGCCGTCTCGCCCAAGCCATTGGCAAAGACGAGTGGACCACCGACCCCCGCTTCGCCACCCTGCAAGGACGACGCCAACACCTGACCGAACTGAACACCCAGATGGCCCAGTGGATCTCCCAACATACCCTCCAGGAAACTTTGGCCATCTTGGAGAGGGCAGGGGTCGCCGCCGGCCCCATCTACAGCGCCGAGGACATTTGTGCCGACCCCCACATCCGTGAGCGGGGCATCCTGGTGGAGGTGGACGACCCGGTAGTGGGAAAGGTGCGCATCCCTGGGGTCACCCCACGCCTCACCAGCACACCAGGCTCCGTGCGTCAGCCGGCCCCGACCCTGGGCCAGCATAATCAGGAAATCTACTGTAACCTATTGGGCCTTTCACCCCAAACCTTGGAAGGGCTCCAGGCCGAGGGGGTCATCTGA
- a CDS encoding alpha/beta hydrolase, with amino-acid sequence MPHVRANGLDIFYREAGQGFPLVLIQGFEMDHRGWAYQVPALRQHFRCISLDNRDAGQSSKAPTSYTTLDMAQDVVGLLDALHIPQAHIVGHSMGGAIAQQVAIHYPQRVSKLVLISSFVFMTPYDRALMEMRRLLRARLSLEEYYRVTFPWIYSPQDYQNPSLIEETIRRAAANPNPMPLDAFFRQGEAILAHDTRRLLERITAPTLVVCGDQDLVTPLEQSRLLAQSIPSARLEILSGGGHGILWTRSDEVNRVLLDFLLHG; translated from the coding sequence ATGCCCCATGTCCGTGCCAACGGCCTGGACATCTTCTACCGTGAGGCGGGCCAGGGCTTCCCCCTCGTCCTGATTCAGGGCTTTGAGATGGACCACCGGGGCTGGGCCTATCAGGTGCCCGCCCTGCGCCAGCACTTCCGCTGCATCTCCCTGGACAACCGCGACGCCGGCCAGTCCAGCAAGGCCCCCACCTCTTACACCACACTCGACATGGCACAGGATGTGGTGGGCCTGCTGGATGCCTTGCACATCCCTCAGGCCCACATAGTTGGCCATAGTATGGGCGGGGCCATCGCCCAACAGGTGGCTATCCACTACCCTCAAAGGGTCAGCAAACTCGTCCTCATCTCATCCTTCGTCTTCATGACGCCCTATGACCGCGCCTTGATGGAGATGCGCCGGCTCCTGCGGGCCCGCCTCTCCCTGGAAGAGTACTACCGCGTGACCTTTCCCTGGATCTACTCTCCCCAGGACTACCAGAACCCCTCCCTTATAGAGGAGACCATCCGACGTGCCGCCGCCAACCCCAACCCCATGCCCCTGGACGCCTTCTTCCGCCAGGGAGAGGCCATTTTGGCCCACGACACGCGGCGTCTTCTGGAGCGCATCACCGCCCCCACTCTTGTAGTGTGTGGCGACCAGGACCTGGTAACACCTCTGGAGCAATCACGCCTGCTGGCCCAGAGCATCCCGAGCGCGCGCCTGGAAATCCTTTCCGGAGGGGGGCACGGCATCCTGTGGACGCGGAGCGACGAGGTCAACCGCGTCCTGTTGGACTTCCTCCTGCACGGTTGA
- a CDS encoding DUF433 domain-containing protein: METFAGVYFIPEVARYLWATGPEMRRPSYRSLLRWITSGLLRPLATTQSGRERWVTFEDLISLRMLVALRQAGFSLQHIRRVHAWLEEASRYPRPFALQDLWLGETEIFIQMEQSLVSASREGQYAFEIVRAWLRHLPRLEIADMAFERKVNGKHVASRWRPCPGIVLDPQVQFGSPCIESTRIPTSAVWSMVRAGDSEESVARAYGIPLHKVQAAVEWEKRLAKVS; this comes from the coding sequence ATGGAGACCTTCGCCGGCGTCTACTTCATCCCCGAGGTGGCTCGCTACCTGTGGGCTACAGGCCCAGAGATGCGTCGGCCCTCCTATCGCTCCCTCTTGCGGTGGATTACCAGTGGGCTCCTCCGTCCCCTAGCCACAACACAGTCCGGAAGGGAGCGGTGGGTCACTTTTGAAGACCTCATCTCTCTCCGCATGCTCGTGGCTCTACGACAAGCAGGTTTCTCCCTTCAACACATTCGCCGCGTCCACGCCTGGCTAGAGGAGGCCTCACGGTATCCTCGACCTTTCGCCTTACAAGACTTGTGGCTCGGCGAAACCGAAATCTTTATCCAGATGGAGCAGAGCCTGGTCTCTGCCAGTCGGGAGGGTCAATACGCCTTTGAGATAGTCCGCGCGTGGCTTCGGCACTTGCCCCGGCTGGAGATTGCGGACATGGCCTTTGAACGCAAGGTGAATGGCAAGCATGTGGCCTCCCGCTGGCGGCCCTGTCCAGGCATCGTTCTTGACCCACAGGTGCAGTTCGGCTCCCCATGTATTGAAAGCACCCGTATTCCTACCAGCGCCGTGTGGTCTATGGTGCGCGCAGGCGATAGCGAGGAATCCGTTGCCAGGGCCTACGGCATCCCCTTGCACAAAGTGCAAGCGGCGGTGGAATGGGAGAAGCGCCTTGCCAAAGTATCGTGA
- the rplA gene encoding 50S ribosomal protein L1 produces the protein MTTSPAVQALKKRHGKRYAQVASLVDRTRTYTPQEAVALVKKTATAKFDETIEVHIRTTADPKRSEQMVRGVVVLPHGVGKPKRVLVFAQGEAGNIARQAGADIIGDDEVIRRIDQEGWTEFDVALATPDMMGRIGRLGRVLGRKGLMPNPRAGTVVPPQDLPRVIAEAKKGRLEFRLDRLGIIHCPIGKASFPEQHLLENLAALVDAVKRAKPEDIKGVFIRSITLTSTMGPGIKLDVPATLALKVE, from the coding sequence ATGACCACATCCCCAGCCGTCCAAGCACTGAAAAAGCGCCACGGCAAACGCTACGCCCAGGTCGCCTCCCTGGTCGACCGCACCCGAACCTATACCCCTCAGGAGGCGGTCGCCCTCGTGAAGAAGACCGCCACCGCCAAGTTCGACGAAACCATAGAGGTGCACATCCGCACCACAGCGGACCCCAAGCGGTCTGAGCAGATGGTGCGGGGGGTAGTGGTGCTCCCGCATGGCGTCGGCAAACCCAAGCGCGTCCTGGTGTTCGCTCAGGGCGAGGCGGGCAACATCGCCCGTCAAGCGGGGGCCGACATCATAGGCGACGACGAGGTCATTCGGCGCATAGACCAGGAGGGGTGGACCGAATTTGATGTGGCCCTCGCCACCCCTGATATGATGGGCCGTATCGGCCGTCTGGGGCGGGTGCTGGGGCGCAAGGGGTTGATGCCCAACCCCCGCGCCGGCACTGTGGTGCCCCCGCAAGACCTCCCCCGGGTTATCGCCGAGGCCAAAAAAGGCCGCCTGGAGTTCCGCCTAGACCGTCTGGGCATCATTCACTGCCCCATCGGCAAGGCCTCCTTCCCCGAACAGCACCTGCTGGAGAACTTGGCCGCCCTTGTAGACGCCGTCAAACGGGCCAAGCCCGAAGACATCAAGGGTGTTTTCATCCGCAGTATTACCCTCACCTCCACCATGGGGCCAGGCATCAAACTGGATGTGCCAGCCACATTGGCGTTGAAGGTGGAATAG
- the rplK gene encoding 50S ribosomal protein L11: MAKKIKAILKLQLPAGEATPAPPVGPALGQHGVNIMQFIKEYNARTAGQKGTIIPVQITIFEDRSFTFVTKTPPTSELLKKAAGAEKGSGATPAQKVGRVTRSQIRQIAQTKLPDLNTTNLDAAIRIVEGTARSMGIDVVEG, translated from the coding sequence ATGGCGAAAAAAATCAAGGCCATCCTCAAACTCCAACTCCCCGCAGGGGAGGCGACCCCAGCCCCCCCCGTTGGGCCGGCCCTGGGCCAGCACGGCGTCAATATCATGCAATTCATCAAGGAATACAACGCCCGCACGGCCGGCCAGAAGGGCACCATTATCCCCGTGCAGATTACCATCTTTGAAGACCGTTCCTTCACCTTTGTTACCAAGACGCCCCCCACCTCCGAACTTCTCAAAAAGGCGGCGGGGGCCGAAAAGGGGAGCGGGGCAACCCCCGCTCAAAAGGTGGGGCGCGTCACCCGCTCCCAGATCCGCCAAATAGCCCAGACCAAACTCCCCGACCTAAACACCACCAACTTGGACGCCGCCATACGCATCGTGGAGGGCACCGCCCGAAGCATGGGCATTGACGTGGTGGAGGGCTAG
- the nusG gene encoding transcription termination/antitermination protein NusG, with amino-acid sequence MSTPRIDQTQTSPSEEKEQPSPAPAEARWYIVHAYSGQEERVAKAIRQRVESLDLADRVLEVKVPLEQVVEIREGQRIKKTRPMFPGYILVRMVLDERTWAAVRNTPGVTGFISADTLTEKPQPVPLGPQEVEAIFKRMESGHPLVKVGFTKGQQVKIVGGLFKDFIGTVDEIYPDKGRVRVLVSFFGRETPVELDLLEVERIA; translated from the coding sequence ATGAGCACACCCCGCATTGACCAGACCCAGACCTCTCCCTCGGAGGAGAAGGAGCAGCCCTCCCCTGCGCCCGCCGAAGCGCGCTGGTATATCGTCCACGCCTACTCCGGCCAGGAAGAGCGGGTGGCCAAAGCCATCCGCCAGAGGGTGGAATCCCTAGACCTGGCCGATCGGGTGTTGGAGGTGAAGGTGCCTTTAGAGCAAGTGGTGGAGATACGGGAAGGCCAGCGCATTAAAAAGACCCGCCCCATGTTCCCCGGTTACATTCTGGTGCGCATGGTCTTGGATGAGCGCACCTGGGCAGCCGTCCGCAACACCCCGGGGGTAACCGGCTTTATCTCCGCCGATACCCTGACCGAGAAGCCCCAGCCGGTTCCCCTGGGCCCCCAGGAGGTGGAGGCCATCTTCAAACGCATGGAGTCTGGCCACCCCCTCGTGAAGGTGGGTTTCACCAAAGGGCAACAGGTGAAAATTGTGGGTGGCCTCTTCAAGGACTTCATCGGCACTGTGGACGAAATCTACCCCGACAAGGGGCGGGTGCGGGTGCTTGTCTCCTTCTTCGGACGGGAGACGCCTGTGGAGCTGGACCTGCTGGAGGTGGAGCGCATCGCCTAG
- the secE gene encoding preprotein translocase subunit SecE, which produces MARLSGGGAPSRVTAVSQRLLQWRFLAETWAELKKVTWPSREDIVRLTFIVLALSAAVGVALGVVDLVFSFVTRLALGG; this is translated from the coding sequence ATGGCACGCCTGTCGGGGGGTGGGGCCCCTTCCCGTGTTACCGCCGTCAGCCAGCGCCTCCTGCAGTGGCGCTTCCTGGCCGAGACCTGGGCGGAACTAAAGAAAGTAACCTGGCCCTCCCGGGAGGATATCGTCCGCTTGACCTTCATAGTCCTCGCCCTCTCGGCCGCCGTGGGTGTGGCCCTGGGCGTGGTGGACCTGGTGTTCTCCTTCGTGACACGCCTCGCCTTGGGGGGATAG
- the rpmG gene encoding 50S ribosomal protein L33, whose translation MAKKGDRVLITLACTVCRERNYLTSKNKRNDPDRLERKKFCPRCRQHQPHREVR comes from the coding sequence ATGGCCAAGAAAGGCGACCGGGTGCTCATTACTCTGGCGTGCACCGTCTGTCGCGAGCGTAACTACCTCACCTCCAAGAACAAGCGCAACGACCCCGACCGCTTGGAGCGCAAAAAGTTCTGCCCACGGTGCCGTCAGCACCAACCCCATCGGGAGGTGCGCTAG
- the tuf gene encoding elongation factor Tu — MAKQKFVRAKPHVNVGTIGHVAHGKTTLTSAITLVLSKQPGNSTKWTTYDQINSAPEERARGLTISITHVEYETAKRHYAHVDCPGHADYVKNMITGAAQIDGAILVVSAPDGPMPQTREHILLARQVNVPYIVVALNKVDAMDDPELLDLVELEVRDLLSKYQFPGDTTPIVRLSALKALECGCGKRECQWCGQILKLMDIVDEYIPIPQRPRDLPFLMPIEDVFAIKGRGTVVTGRVERGVLRLNEEVEIVGFTPEPKRTVATGIEMFHKTLDEAEPGDAIGVLLRGIDREEVERGQVLAKPGSIKPHTVAEAEVYVLSKEEGGRHTPFFSGYKPQFYIRTTDVTGEIILPQGVEMVMPGDNTRMTIKLMYPVALEQGLRFAIREGGRTVGAGVFTKILE; from the coding sequence GTGGCAAAACAGAAGTTTGTGCGGGCCAAGCCCCATGTCAATGTGGGCACCATCGGCCACGTGGCTCACGGCAAGACCACCCTCACTTCCGCCATCACCCTGGTCCTGTCCAAACAGCCGGGCAACTCCACCAAGTGGACCACTTACGACCAAATCAACTCCGCCCCGGAGGAGCGCGCCCGAGGCCTCACCATCTCCATTACCCACGTGGAATACGAAACCGCCAAACGCCACTACGCCCATGTGGACTGCCCTGGCCACGCCGACTACGTGAAGAATATGATCACCGGTGCCGCCCAGATCGACGGGGCCATCCTGGTGGTCAGCGCTCCCGACGGCCCCATGCCCCAGACACGGGAACACATCCTCCTGGCCCGCCAAGTGAACGTGCCATACATCGTGGTGGCCCTGAATAAAGTGGATGCGATGGACGACCCGGAACTGTTGGACCTGGTGGAACTGGAGGTGCGCGACCTGCTCAGCAAATACCAGTTCCCCGGGGACACAACCCCCATCGTGCGCCTGAGCGCCCTGAAGGCCCTGGAATGCGGATGCGGGAAGCGCGAGTGCCAATGGTGCGGGCAGATTCTCAAACTGATGGACATCGTGGATGAATATATTCCTATCCCCCAGCGTCCGCGGGATCTCCCCTTCCTGATGCCCATTGAGGATGTGTTCGCCATCAAGGGGCGTGGGACGGTGGTCACGGGGCGCGTGGAGCGGGGTGTGCTACGCCTCAACGAGGAGGTGGAGATCGTCGGCTTCACCCCAGAGCCCAAACGCACCGTCGCCACGGGCATCGAGATGTTCCATAAGACCCTGGACGAGGCCGAACCGGGGGATGCCATTGGGGTGCTCCTGCGGGGCATAGACCGGGAGGAGGTGGAACGCGGCCAGGTGCTGGCCAAGCCCGGTTCCATCAAGCCCCACACCGTCGCCGAAGCCGAGGTCTATGTGCTCTCTAAGGAAGAGGGGGGCCGCCACACTCCTTTCTTCAGCGGCTACAAGCCCCAGTTCTACATCCGCACCACCGACGTCACCGGCGAGATCATCCTCCCCCAGGGGGTGGAGATGGTTATGCCGGGCGACAACACCCGCATGACTATCAAACTCATGTACCCCGTGGCCCTGGAGCAGGGCTTGCGCTTCGCCATCCGTGAAGGGGGGCGCACCGTCGGGGCGGGCGTGTTCACCAAGATCCTGGAGTAG
- the rpsP gene encoding 30S ribosomal protein S16 — MVRIRLRRVGKRHQPTYRIVVVDARNPRDGAYVEMIGLYNPRTDPPLYQVDAEKAKMWLQRGAQPSPAVARILTKLGIMESRSGHERSD, encoded by the coding sequence ATGGTGCGTATAAGACTACGGAGGGTGGGCAAAAGACACCAGCCGACATACCGCATTGTGGTAGTGGATGCTCGCAACCCACGGGACGGGGCGTATGTGGAGATGATAGGTCTCTACAACCCCCGCACTGACCCTCCGCTCTACCAGGTGGATGCGGAGAAAGCGAAAATGTGGCTCCAACGGGGGGCTCAGCCCAGCCCCGCTGTGGCGCGCATTCTTACCAAACTGGGCATTATGGAGTCCCGCAGTGGCCATGAAAGATCTGATTGA
- a CDS encoding KH domain-containing protein codes for MKDLIEYVAKSLVHNPDAVKVSESEQDGRKVIILEVAPEDKGRIIGKQGRVAEAMRVLLRVAAVKEGTKAALQIL; via the coding sequence ATGAAAGATCTGATTGAGTATGTCGCTAAGTCCCTCGTCCACAACCCGGACGCCGTAAAGGTAAGCGAATCAGAACAGGACGGTCGGAAAGTGATCATCCTTGAAGTAGCACCCGAGGATAAAGGGCGTATCATCGGGAAGCAGGGCAGAGTAGCCGAAGCGATGCGCGTGCTCCTCCGGGTGGCTGCTGTCAAGGAAGGAACCAAGGCCGCCCTGCAAATCCTGTAG